The following coding sequences lie in one Apium graveolens cultivar Ventura chromosome 1, ASM990537v1, whole genome shotgun sequence genomic window:
- the LOC141721117 gene encoding cytochrome P450 714C2-like produces MEIALLPHAFLIFVFLWFCMIMYAVHVLCLKPKILRAKLRKQGVDGPVPSFVLGNIPEIQKIKSKVSAEDASTYNLNRPLSLDCRSILLPHISQWTKQFGKTFTFALGKVQILYIGDGELVREMSLCKSLDLGKPSYLQKDRGPLLGKGILTTSKEVWAHHRKSIAPTLYMDKVKNMYSIVLESGDTLVKSWEKLVVTNGGTADIRVDNYVKEFTSSIFSNVMFGRYDVATKGLFSKCRNLMEASGSPTVLDGRPFYRFFPTKRNREQWRLEKEIYESILKIAKNCSIGESKSMIQTLVESSKHGELGSSTPQQFIADNCKELCIVAMDVPGITGIWGLMLLALHPEWQARARAEVLQVCGGQIPDAEKLGKLRVLKMIIQEILRLYPGVGFTVREALADVQIGNKVCVPKGVNTWIWPIALHRDPELWGPDALKFNPERFSNGVAGACKIPQAYIPFGLGPRTCPGMNLGMMELKVMFSLILANFSFSLSPNYHHVPKFDVLLEPKYGVKLVVRKL; encoded by the exons ATGGAAATAGCTTTACTTCCTCATGCATTTCTTATATTTGTTTTTTTATGGTTTTGCATGATAATGTATGCTGTTCATGTTTTGTGCCTGAAACCTAAAATCCTTCGAGCCAAGCTTAGAAAGCAAGGAGTTGATGGTCCTGTGCCTAGTTTTGTTCTAGGAAACATTCCTGAGATACAAAAAATCAAGTCTAAGGTATCGGCAGAAGATGCTTCAACTTATAATTTGAACAGGCCCCTGTCACTTGACTGTCGATCTATACTTCTACCACATATCAGTCAATGGACCAAGCAATTTG GTAAAACATTCACTTTTGCTCTCGGAAAGGTACAGATTTTGTATATAGGAGATGGTGAATTGGTAAGGGAGATGAGTCTTTGCAAATCATTGGACTTGGGGAAGCCATCTTACTTGCAGAAGGACCGGGGGCCTCTACTGGGCAAAGGCATTCTCACAACAAGTAAGGAGGTTTGGGCTCACCACAGAAAATCCATTGCTCCTACTCTCTACATGGACAAAGTTAAG AACATGTATAGTATAGTGCTTGAATCTGGGGACACGCTTGTCAAATCATGGGAGAAACTGGTTGTAACCAATGGAGGGACTGCAGATATAAGAGTGGATAATTATGTGAAGGAATTTACGTCAAGTATATTCTCCAATGTCATGTTTGGTAGATACGATGTTGCAACAAAGGGCTTGTTTTCTAAGTGTAGGAATCTTATGGAAGCTTCTGGATCTCCAACAGTACTCGATGGTCGTCCTTTCTATAG ATTTTTCCCCACCAAGAGAAATAGAGAGCAATGGAGACTTGAGAAGGAGATCTATGAAAGTATCCTAAAAATAGCAAAGAACTGTAGTATCGGTGAGAGTAAAAGCATGATACAAACTCTGGTGGAAAGTTCTAAGCATGGCGAGCTTGGGTCATCTACACCTCAACAATTTATAGCTGATAATTGCAAGGAGCTCTGTATCGTAGCAATGGATGTTCCTGGTATTACTGGAATTTGGGGTCTGATGTTATTGGCATTGCATCCCGAATGGCAAGCTCGTGCGCGTGCTGAGGTATTGCAAGTTTGTGGAGGCCAGATTCCAGATGCCGAAAAGCTTGGCAAGCTGAGAGTA CTGAAAATGATAATTCAGGAGATATTGAGACTTTACCCGGGAGTAGGATTTACAGTCAGGGAGGCCCTAGCAGATGTACAAATTGGAAATAAGGTGTGTGTTCCGAAAGGAGTCAACACATGGATATGGCCAATAGCTCTTCACCGAGACCCCGAGCTCTGGGGTCCAGATGCTCTCAAGTTCAACCCAGAAAGATTTTCTAACGGGGTCGCTGGAGCCTGCAAAATCCCACAAGCTTATATACCATTTGGCCTCGGCCCACGGACATGTCCTGGGATGAACCTGGGGATGATGGAGCTCAAAGTTATGTTTTCTCTGATCTTGGCGAATTTCTCTTTTTCCCTCTCGCCTAATTATCATCATGTTCCCAAGTTTGATGTGCTTCTAGAGCCCAAGTATGGAGTCAAGCTCGTCGTTCGCAAGTTGTAA
- the LOC141721127 gene encoding cytochrome P450 714C2-like, giving the protein MEQSLLYYAFSLILLLLFCMITYVFFDLCLSAKVLRAKLQNQGIDGPKPGLILGNITEMQKIKSIKHASDPSVFSLKEPPSLDCSSVLFPHFIQWSKQYGKTFTFALGKVQILYIADPGLVREINISKTLDLGKPAYLQKDRGPLLGKGLITTNREVWSHQRKTIAHNLFVDKVKDMLSIVLVSGSKLIKSLENVVGDSGKIAEIKVDDYARDFTCHVFSTIMFGENYPTNTGLFSKCRALILASGSPTILNGRPFYRFLPTKQNKQQWKLEKEVYSIIMEMTKKSTMGGEGEGMIHTLVDGANHGELGPSTPQQFIVDNCKDLYLAAFEVTGIASIWGLMLLAAHPDWQARARAEVLELCGREMPDAEKLSKMKVLKMIIQEVLRLYPGVAFVSREALADVQIGKLCVPKGVNIWIWLLALHRDTQLWGPDADKFNPKRFANGISAACKSPQAYVPFGVGPRICPGMSLAMLEMKVMFAVMLANFSFSLSPDYRHVPNFGLLLEPKYGVQLLVRKL; this is encoded by the exons ATGGAACAATCTCTACTTTATTATGCATTCTCTTTAATCCTTTTGCTTTTGTTCTGCATGATTACATATGTTTTCTTTGATCTGTGCCTAAGCGCTAAGGTTCTCCGGGCGAAGTTACAAAATCAAGGAATCGATGGTCCCAAGCCTGGACTTATTTTAGGAAACATTACAGAAATGCAAAAGATTAAGTCCATCAAACATGCATCTGATCCTTCAGTTTTCAGTTTAAAGGAGCCCCCGTCACTTGACTGTTCTTCTGTACTCTTTCCACATTTCATCCAGTGGTCGAAACAATATG GCAAAACTTTCACCTTTGCACTTGGGAAGGTACAAATTCTGTATATTGCAGATCCCGGCTTGGTGAGAGAAATAAATATAAGCAAAACTTTAGACTTGGGAAAGCCTGCTTACTTGCAGAAGGATAGGGGGCCTCTACTAGGCAAAGGTCTGATTACAACAAATCGGGAAGTTTGGTCTCACCAGAGGAAAACCATTGCTCATAATCTTTTTGTAGACAAAGTCAAG GACATGCTAAGCATAGTGTTAGTGTCCGGGAGCAAACTAATCAAATCTTTGGAGAATGTGGTTGGGGATAGTGGGAAAATTGCAGAGATAAAAGTGGATGATTATGCTAGGGATTTCACATGCCATGTGTTTTCTACTATCATGTTTGGGGAAAACTATCCTACAAACACAGGCTTGTTTTCAAAATGTAGAGCTCTCATACTAGCCTCTGGTTCGCCAACCATACTCAATGGCCGTCCTTTCTACAG ATTTCTTCCCACCAAGCAAAACAAACAacagtggaaactggaaaaagAGGTATATTCAATCATTATGGAGATGACAAAAAAAAGCACCATGGGCGGGGAAGGTGAAGGCATGATACATACACTAGTTGATGGTGCAAATCATGGTGAGCTCGGCCCATCTACTCCTCAACAATTTATTGTCGATAACTGCAAGGATCTCTATCTTGCTGCATTTGAAGTCACGGGGATAGCTTCAATATGGGGACTCATGCTATTAGCTGCCCATCCTGATTGGCAAGCCCGTGCCCGAGCAGAGGTTCTTGAATTATGTGGAAGGGAGATGCCAGATGCTGAAAAGCTTAGCAAGATGAAAGTG TTAAAAATGATAATCCAGGAGGTGCTGCGGCTATATCCAGGAGTGGCATTTGTGTCAAGGGAGGCCTTGGCGGATGTACAAATTGGGAAACTATGTGTTCCGAAGGGAGTCAACATATGGATATGGCTCCTGGCTCTGCACCGGGACACACAACTATGGGGTCCGGATGCAGACAAATTCAATCCCAAGAGATTTGCCAATGGCATTTCTGCCGCTTGCAAATCTCCACAGGCTTATGTGCCCTTTGGGGTCGGACCGCGAATATGTCCTGGAATGAGCCTCGCCATGTTGGAGATGAAAGTCATGTTTGCTGTCATGTTAGCTAacttttctttctccctttcaCCCGATTATCGCCATGTTCCCAACTTTGGTTTACTGTTGGAGCCTAAATATGGAGTGCAACTTCTTGTACGCAAGCTATAA